The Harpia harpyja isolate bHarHar1 chromosome 10, bHarHar1 primary haplotype, whole genome shotgun sequence genome includes a region encoding these proteins:
- the INPP5F gene encoding phosphatidylinositide phosphatase SAC2 isoform X2, with the protein MRYKRRGVDKNGNVANYVETEQLIHVHNHTLSFIQTRGSVPVFWSQVGYRYNPRPRLDKSENETVSCFRAHFEEQLKNYKKQVIINLVDQTGREKIIGDAYLKQVLLYNNANLTYVSFDFHEHCRGMKFENVQTLTDAIHDIILDMKWCWVDQAGVICKQEGIFRVNCMDCLDRTNVVQAAIARVVMEQQLKKLGVMPPEQPLPVKCNRIYQIIWANNGDAISRQYAGTAALKGDFTRTGERKLAGVMKDGVNSANRYYLNRFRDAYRQAVIDLMQGIPVTEDLYSIFTKEKEHEALHKENLRSHQELISQLLQSYMKLLLPDDEKFHGGWALIDCDPSLIDATHKDVDVLLLLSNSAYYVAYYDDEIDKVNQYQRLSLEALEKIEIGPEPTLFGKPKFSCMRLHYKYKEMSGYFHTLRAVVRNPEEDGKDTLQCIAEMLRITKQAMGLDVPIIEKKLERKSSKPHEDIIGIRSQNRGSLAQGKNYLLSKFSSLNQKVKQTKSNVNINNLRKLGSFTKPEVKVNFLKPNLKVNLWKSDSSLETLENPVVDTKVHTESDTEVSDNDSFHSDDFLTNSKSDEDTQLTDSLENIGQADYVLPSCGIIASAPRLGSRSQSISSTDMNISIHVPSEIHVSQASRSDCEDVPMPSADSVELEFAKPIDVYCQRFVHDAQNKMSEVLEAEAGSQEPHHIINQTSNNASKKAETKGEAIRDIPSRPSKLDVQSSEPNPQLLAVGGTDFTKSHKSPGSVSGNLETGLHMTPSPADSSSSRAVSPFAKIRSSMVQVANITQAGLTQGINFAVAKVQKSPAEPEAINEIKQKELKEMFTQCQTRIIQI; encoded by the exons ATGCGGTATAAGCGAAGAGGTGttgataaaaatggaaatgtggCAAATTATGTTGAGACAGAGCAACTGATTCATGTTCATAATCATACTCTTTCATTTATACAAACAAGAGGCTCTGTGCCTGTTTTCTGGAGCCAAGTTGGATATAGATATAACCCACGGCCCCGACTGGACAAGA GTGAAAATGAAACGGTGTCCTGTTTTCGTGCACATTTtgaagaacagctgaaaaattacaaaaagcaG GTTATTATTAATTTGGTGGATcagacaggcagagagaagatTATTGGAGATGCTTACCTTAAACAAGTTCTTCTATACAACAACGCAAATCTGACTTATGTTTCATTTGACTTCCACGAGCACTG cCGAGGAATGAAGTTTGAAAATGTTCAAACACTGACTGATGCCATTCATGATATTATTCTTGACATGAAGTGGTGCTG ggTTGACCAAGCTGGTGTGATTTGTAAACAGGAAGGAATTTTTCGAGTTAACTGCATGGACTGTCTGGATCGTACCAATGTTGTGCAGGCTGCTATTGCAAGGGTGGTCATGGAACAGCAG CTCAAAAAACTGGGTGTGATGCCACCAGAACAGCCTTTGCCAGTAAAATGCAATAGAATCTACCAGATAATATGGGCAAACAATGGAGATGCCATAAGCAGGCAGTATGCTGGCACAGCAGCCTTAAAG GGTGACTTCACAAGGACTGGTGAAAGAAAGTTGGCAGGGGTAATGAAGGATGGAGTTAATTCTGCAAACAGATACTACTTGAACCGTTTCAGGGATGCTTATAGGCAAGCAGTCATAG ATTTGATGCAGGGTATCCCTGTAACAGAGGATCTTTACTCCATATTTACAAAAGAGAAAGAGCATGAAGCTCTGCACAAGGAGAACCTGAGGAGCCATCAGGAATTGATCAGCCAGCTGTTGCAGAGCTACATGAAACTGCTCTTACCAGATGATGAAAAATTCCATGGAGGATGGGCACTTATTGACTGTGATCCAAG TCTCATTGATGCCACTCATAAGGATGTGGATGTTCTGCTGTTACTTTCTAATTCTGCCTACTACGTGGCCTA TTATGATGATGAAATCGACAAGGTGAATCAGTACCAAAGGTTAAGTCTTGAAGCtctggaaaaaatagaaatag GGCCGGAGCCTACTCTCTTTGGCAAACCCAAGTTCTCTTGCATGAGGCTGCattacaaatacaaagaaatgagTGGATATTTTCACACCCTTAGAGCTGTGGTACGCAACCCAGAAGAAGATGGAAAAG ACACGCTTCAGTGCAttgcagaaatgctgagaatCACAAAGCAAGCAATGGGATTAGATGTGCCCATTATTGAGAAAAAGCTAGAGAG gaagaGCAGTAAACCTCATGAAGACATCATTGGCATTCGGTCTCAGAACAGAGGGTCCCTGGCCCAAGGCAAGAATTACTTACTGAGCAAGTTCTCATCTCTCAATCAAAAAGTGAAACAAACCAAGTCCAATGTAAACATTAACAATCTTCGGAAGTTAGGCAGCTTTACCAAACCTGAAGTGAAAGTcaattttttaaaaccaaatttgaAAGTGAATCTTTGGAAATCAGATAGCAGCCTTGAAACTTTAGAGAATCCAGTGGTAGATACTAAAGTCCATACTGAATCTGATACAGAAGTATCAGATAATGACTCATTCCACTCTGATGACTTCCTGACCAATTCTAAATCCGATGAGGACACCCAGCTAACTGACTCTCTAGAGAACATAGGGCAGGCAGACTACGTGCTGCCTAGCTGTGGTATCATTGCCTCAGCTCCACGGCTGGGCAGTCGGTCCCAGTCTATAAGCAGCACTGACATGAATATTAGCATTCATGTTCCGTCTGAGATCCATGTCTCTCAGGCTAGCCGGTCTGACTGTGAAGACGTACCCATGCCTTCTGCTGACAGCGTGGAGTTGGAATTTGCTAAACCTATTGATGTGTATTGCCAGAGGTTTGTGCATGATGCTCAGAATAAGATGTCAGAGGTTTTGGAGGCTGAGGCTGGTTCTCAAGAGCCCCATCACATAATAAACCAAACCAGCAATAATGCATCTAAGAAGGCAGAAACCAAGGGTGAAGCCATCAGAGACATTCCTTCCAGGCCATCGAAGTTGGATGTACAGTCTTCTGAGCCAAATCCTCAGCTCTTAGCTGTAGGTGGGACTGACTTCACTAAATCTCATAAAAGCCCAGGATCTGTATCTGGTAACCTTGAGACTGGACTCCACATGACTCCTTCTCCAGCTGacagtagcagcagcagagctgtatCTCCTTTTGCTAAAATTCGCAGTTCCATGGTCCAGGTTGCTAACATCACGCAAGCAGGATTGACTCAAGGGATTAATTTTGCTGTGGCAAAGGTCCAGAAGAGCCCTGCAGAACCAGAAGCTATaaatgaaatcaaacaaaaagaactgaaagaaatgtTTACACAATGCCAGACACGAATAATTCAAATCTAG
- the INPP5F gene encoding phosphatidylinositide phosphatase SAC2 isoform X3 codes for MPPEQPLPVKCNRIYQIIWANNGDAISRQYAGTAALKGDFTRTGERKLAGVMKDGVNSANRYYLNRFRDAYRQAVIDLMQGIPVTEDLYSIFTKEKEHEALHKENLRSHQELISQLLQSYMKLLLPDDEKFHGGWALIDCDPSLIDATHKDVDVLLLLSNSAYYVAYYDDEIDKVNQYQRLSLEALEKIEIGPEPTLFGKPKFSCMRLHYKYKEMSGYFHTLRAVVRNPEEDGKDTLQCIAEMLRITKQAMGLDVPIIEKKLERKSSKPHEDIIGIRSQNRGSLAQGKNYLLSKFSSLNQKVKQTKSNVNINNLRKLGSFTKPEVKVNFLKPNLKVNLWKSDSSLETLENPVVDTKVHTESDTEVSDNDSFHSDDFLTNSKSDEDTQLTDSLENIGQADYVLPSCGIIASAPRLGSRSQSISSTDMNISIHVPSEIHVSQASRSDCEDVPMPSADSVELEFAKPIDVYCQRFVHDAQNKMSEVLEAEAGSQEPHHIINQTSNNASKKAETKGEAIRDIPSRPSKLDVQSSEPNPQLLAVGGTDFTKSHKSPGSVSGNLETGLHMTPSPADSSSSRAVSPFAKIRSSMVQVANITQAGLTQGINFAVAKVQKSPAEPEAINEIKQKELKEMFTQCQTRIIQI; via the exons ATGCCACCAGAACAGCCTTTGCCAGTAAAATGCAATAGAATCTACCAGATAATATGGGCAAACAATGGAGATGCCATAAGCAGGCAGTATGCTGGCACAGCAGCCTTAAAG GGTGACTTCACAAGGACTGGTGAAAGAAAGTTGGCAGGGGTAATGAAGGATGGAGTTAATTCTGCAAACAGATACTACTTGAACCGTTTCAGGGATGCTTATAGGCAAGCAGTCATAG ATTTGATGCAGGGTATCCCTGTAACAGAGGATCTTTACTCCATATTTACAAAAGAGAAAGAGCATGAAGCTCTGCACAAGGAGAACCTGAGGAGCCATCAGGAATTGATCAGCCAGCTGTTGCAGAGCTACATGAAACTGCTCTTACCAGATGATGAAAAATTCCATGGAGGATGGGCACTTATTGACTGTGATCCAAG TCTCATTGATGCCACTCATAAGGATGTGGATGTTCTGCTGTTACTTTCTAATTCTGCCTACTACGTGGCCTA TTATGATGATGAAATCGACAAGGTGAATCAGTACCAAAGGTTAAGTCTTGAAGCtctggaaaaaatagaaatag GGCCGGAGCCTACTCTCTTTGGCAAACCCAAGTTCTCTTGCATGAGGCTGCattacaaatacaaagaaatgagTGGATATTTTCACACCCTTAGAGCTGTGGTACGCAACCCAGAAGAAGATGGAAAAG ACACGCTTCAGTGCAttgcagaaatgctgagaatCACAAAGCAAGCAATGGGATTAGATGTGCCCATTATTGAGAAAAAGCTAGAGAG gaagaGCAGTAAACCTCATGAAGACATCATTGGCATTCGGTCTCAGAACAGAGGGTCCCTGGCCCAAGGCAAGAATTACTTACTGAGCAAGTTCTCATCTCTCAATCAAAAAGTGAAACAAACCAAGTCCAATGTAAACATTAACAATCTTCGGAAGTTAGGCAGCTTTACCAAACCTGAAGTGAAAGTcaattttttaaaaccaaatttgaAAGTGAATCTTTGGAAATCAGATAGCAGCCTTGAAACTTTAGAGAATCCAGTGGTAGATACTAAAGTCCATACTGAATCTGATACAGAAGTATCAGATAATGACTCATTCCACTCTGATGACTTCCTGACCAATTCTAAATCCGATGAGGACACCCAGCTAACTGACTCTCTAGAGAACATAGGGCAGGCAGACTACGTGCTGCCTAGCTGTGGTATCATTGCCTCAGCTCCACGGCTGGGCAGTCGGTCCCAGTCTATAAGCAGCACTGACATGAATATTAGCATTCATGTTCCGTCTGAGATCCATGTCTCTCAGGCTAGCCGGTCTGACTGTGAAGACGTACCCATGCCTTCTGCTGACAGCGTGGAGTTGGAATTTGCTAAACCTATTGATGTGTATTGCCAGAGGTTTGTGCATGATGCTCAGAATAAGATGTCAGAGGTTTTGGAGGCTGAGGCTGGTTCTCAAGAGCCCCATCACATAATAAACCAAACCAGCAATAATGCATCTAAGAAGGCAGAAACCAAGGGTGAAGCCATCAGAGACATTCCTTCCAGGCCATCGAAGTTGGATGTACAGTCTTCTGAGCCAAATCCTCAGCTCTTAGCTGTAGGTGGGACTGACTTCACTAAATCTCATAAAAGCCCAGGATCTGTATCTGGTAACCTTGAGACTGGACTCCACATGACTCCTTCTCCAGCTGacagtagcagcagcagagctgtatCTCCTTTTGCTAAAATTCGCAGTTCCATGGTCCAGGTTGCTAACATCACGCAAGCAGGATTGACTCAAGGGATTAATTTTGCTGTGGCAAAGGTCCAGAAGAGCCCTGCAGAACCAGAAGCTATaaatgaaatcaaacaaaaagaactgaaagaaatgtTTACACAATGCCAGACACGAATAATTCAAATCTAG